Proteins co-encoded in one Malus domestica chromosome 09, GDT2T_hap1 genomic window:
- the LOC108174609 gene encoding uncharacterized protein isoform X2, whose product MPRGSTPNNFSFFSLCPPVNLSFLPSSFSFSVFLSLLLGSHFSPFSAPQAHTHRGTRVCEEEPSPFTISSCSLSLSLSFPRPQKTGKRTPARFFNLRLGNGTALFLFLAPTFLIEPCTIARIWMELMGRREDFLHSVMIRTSPSIEYAYMPFDNTPIVIDPFNTSILCSCRTSCF is encoded by the exons atgccacgtggcagcaccccaaacaatttctccttcttctctctctgtccccCTGTGAACCTctcatttcttccttcttctttttcgttTTCTGTCTTCCTGTCTCTCCTTCTCGGCTCTcacttctctcccttctctgcACCGCAAGCACACACGCACAGAGGCACACGAGTGTGCGAGGAAGAACCATCACCCTTCACCATCTCgtcctgctctctctctctctccctctcgttcCCGCGACCACAGAAAACCGGAAAACGGACTCCggcgagatttttcaatctccggttag GAAATGGAActgctctcttcctcttcttggcACCCAC TTTTCTTATTGAGCCGTGCACTATTGCCAGGATTTGGATGGAATTGATGGGCAGGAGAGAG GATTTCTTGCACTCTGTCATGATCAGAACCTCACCTTCAATTGAGTATGCCTACATGCCATTTGACAACACTCCAATTGTTATTGATCCATTTAATACGAGCATATTATGCAGCTGTAGGACAAGTTGCTTCTAA
- the LOC108174609 gene encoding uncharacterized protein isoform X3: MPRGSTPNNFSFFSLCPPVNLSFLPSSFSFSVFLSLLLGSHFSPFSAPQAHTHRGTRVCEEEPSPFTISSCSLSLSLSFPRPQKTGKRTPARFFNLRLGNGTALFLFLAPTIWMELMGRREDFLHSVMIRTSPSIEYAYMPFDNTPIVIDPFNTSILCSCRTSCF, encoded by the exons atgccacgtggcagcaccccaaacaatttctccttcttctctctctgtccccCTGTGAACCTctcatttcttccttcttctttttcgttTTCTGTCTTCCTGTCTCTCCTTCTCGGCTCTcacttctctcccttctctgcACCGCAAGCACACACGCACAGAGGCACACGAGTGTGCGAGGAAGAACCATCACCCTTCACCATCTCgtcctgctctctctctctctccctctcgttcCCGCGACCACAGAAAACCGGAAAACGGACTCCggcgagatttttcaatctccggttag GAAATGGAActgctctcttcctcttcttggcACCCAC GATTTGGATGGAATTGATGGGCAGGAGAGAG GATTTCTTGCACTCTGTCATGATCAGAACCTCACCTTCAATTGAGTATGCCTACATGCCATTTGACAACACTCCAATTGTTATTGATCCATTTAATACGAGCATATTATGCAGCTGTAGGACAAGTTGCTTCTAA
- the LOC108174609 gene encoding uncharacterized protein isoform X1 yields MPRGSTPNNFSFFSLCPPVNLSFLPSSFSFSVFLSLLLGSHFSPFSAPQAHTHRGTRVCEEEPSPFTISSCSLSLSLSFPRPQKTGKRTPARFFNLRLGNGTALFLFLAPTYALSLSHSFIWGPKDLDGIDGQERGEDFLHSVMIRTSPSIEYAYMPFDNTPIVIDPFNTSILCSCRTSCF; encoded by the exons atgccacgtggcagcaccccaaacaatttctccttcttctctctctgtccccCTGTGAACCTctcatttcttccttcttctttttcgttTTCTGTCTTCCTGTCTCTCCTTCTCGGCTCTcacttctctcccttctctgcACCGCAAGCACACACGCACAGAGGCACACGAGTGTGCGAGGAAGAACCATCACCCTTCACCATCTCgtcctgctctctctctctctccctctcgttcCCGCGACCACAGAAAACCGGAAAACGGACTCCggcgagatttttcaatctccggttag GAAATGGAActgctctcttcctcttcttggcACCCACGTATGCCCTTTCTCTCTCACATTCTTTCATTTGGGGTCCAAAG GATTTGGATGGAATTGATGGGCAGGAGAGAGGTGAG GATTTCTTGCACTCTGTCATGATCAGAACCTCACCTTCAATTGAGTATGCCTACATGCCATTTGACAACACTCCAATTGTTATTGATCCATTTAATACGAGCATATTATGCAGCTGTAGGACAAGTTGCTTCTAA
- the LOC108174609 gene encoding uncharacterized protein isoform X4, which translates to MPRGSTPNNFSFFSLCPPVNLSFLPSSFSFSVFLSLLLGSHFSPFSAPQAHTHRGTRVCEEEPSPFTISSCSLSLSLSFPRPQKTGKRTPARFFNLRLGNGTALFLFLAPTYALSLSHSFIWGPKDLDGIDGQERGFLALCHDQNLTFN; encoded by the exons atgccacgtggcagcaccccaaacaatttctccttcttctctctctgtccccCTGTGAACCTctcatttcttccttcttctttttcgttTTCTGTCTTCCTGTCTCTCCTTCTCGGCTCTcacttctctcccttctctgcACCGCAAGCACACACGCACAGAGGCACACGAGTGTGCGAGGAAGAACCATCACCCTTCACCATCTCgtcctgctctctctctctctccctctcgttcCCGCGACCACAGAAAACCGGAAAACGGACTCCggcgagatttttcaatctccggttag GAAATGGAActgctctcttcctcttcttggcACCCACGTATGCCCTTTCTCTCTCACATTCTTTCATTTGGGGTCCAAAG GATTTGGATGGAATTGATGGGCAGGAGAGAG GATTTCTTGCACTCTGTCATGATCAGAACCTCACCTTCAATTGA
- the LOC108174609 gene encoding uncharacterized protein isoform X5, translated as MPRGSTPNNFSFFSLCPPVNLSFLPSSFSFSVFLSLLLGSHFSPFSAPQAHTHRGTRVCEEEPSPFTISSCSLSLSLSFPRPQKTGKRTPARFFNLRLGNGTALFLFLAPTFLIEPCTIARIWMELMGRREVRISCTLS; from the exons atgccacgtggcagcaccccaaacaatttctccttcttctctctctgtccccCTGTGAACCTctcatttcttccttcttctttttcgttTTCTGTCTTCCTGTCTCTCCTTCTCGGCTCTcacttctctcccttctctgcACCGCAAGCACACACGCACAGAGGCACACGAGTGTGCGAGGAAGAACCATCACCCTTCACCATCTCgtcctgctctctctctctctccctctcgttcCCGCGACCACAGAAAACCGGAAAACGGACTCCggcgagatttttcaatctccggttag GAAATGGAActgctctcttcctcttcttggcACCCAC TTTTCTTATTGAGCCGTGCACTATTGCCAGGATTTGGATGGAATTGATGGGCAGGAGAGAGGTGAG GATTTCTTGCACTCTGTCATGA